From the genome of Coleofasciculaceae cyanobacterium, one region includes:
- a CDS encoding SDR family oxidoreductase, translating to MTKIALITGSSRGLGKSSALNLAKKGVDVIVTYHRNAEEAKNVVAEIEQLGAKAVALQLDTADTKTFDSFAGLVQQLLKDQWQTKHFDFLVNNAGTGVHSSFAETTEEDFDHLMNIHLKGVFFLTQKLLPLIDNGGRIVNVSTGLTGLIFPGYAAYASMKGAVETLTLYMAKELGSRGIAVNTVAPGAIETDFRGGAVRDNPEMNKQIASLTALGRVGLPDDIGGAIASLLSEDNQWVNAQRIEVSGGQSI from the coding sequence ATGACCAAAATCGCATTGATAACCGGATCGAGCCGAGGACTGGGCAAAAGTAGTGCTTTGAATCTAGCTAAAAAAGGGGTTGATGTCATCGTCACTTACCATCGCAATGCCGAGGAAGCGAAAAACGTCGTCGCAGAGATTGAACAGCTCGGCGCTAAAGCCGTGGCACTGCAACTAGATACTGCCGACACTAAAACCTTTGATAGTTTCGCTGGACTTGTCCAGCAGTTACTCAAAGATCAATGGCAAACCAAGCATTTTGATTTTTTGGTGAATAACGCTGGAACTGGCGTTCACTCATCTTTTGCCGAGACGACCGAGGAAGATTTTGACCATTTGATGAATATTCATCTCAAGGGCGTTTTCTTCCTCACTCAGAAACTACTACCACTGATCGATAACGGCGGACGAATTGTAAACGTTTCTACTGGTTTGACGGGACTTATCTTCCCTGGCTATGCCGCTTATGCAAGTATGAAAGGCGCAGTGGAGACTTTAACCCTCTACATGGCGAAAGAGTTGGGATCGAGAGGGATTGCGGTAAATACGGTGGCTCCTGGTGCGATTGAAACCGATTTCCGTGGTGGTGCAGTACGCGATAATCCAGAAATGAATAAACAGATTGCTTCCCTAACTGCTCTCGGTCGAGTGGGTCTTCCAGATGATATCGGGGGTGCGATTGCATCACTCCTATCCGAAGATAATCAATGGGTGAATGCTCAGCGCATTGAAGTCTCCGGCGGTCAGTCGATTTAA